From the genome of Ignavibacteriales bacterium, one region includes:
- the fmt gene encoding methionyl-tRNA formyltransferase codes for MKIIFMGTPDFAFPSLQAIIERKHTVEVVVTAPDKERGRGQKLTYTPVKEFALQKNITVLQPENLRDENFINQLKEINAEVFVIVAFRILPKEVFTLPKKGTFNLHGSLLPKYRGAAPIQWAIINGETETGLTTFFLQEKVDTGNIILQEKVEIINDDNFGSLHDKMSLLGASVVLKTLELIEQNKVEMKMQDNLFATPAPKITKQICQVDWNEPAEKIHNLVRGLSPYPGAFFFNNGKQIKIYKTSINKEIKLIAGEILQTKTEAVIGCGSNSLNIIEIQPEGRKRMMIEEFLRGYTLIVDL; via the coding sequence ATGAAAATAATTTTTATGGGCACTCCGGATTTTGCTTTTCCTTCTCTGCAGGCAATTATTGAAAGAAAACACACAGTGGAAGTGGTTGTTACTGCGCCGGATAAAGAACGCGGTAGAGGACAGAAGTTAACTTATACACCGGTAAAAGAATTTGCACTTCAGAAAAATATAACAGTACTTCAGCCGGAAAACTTAAGAGACGAAAATTTTATTAATCAACTTAAAGAAATTAATGCCGAAGTTTTTGTTATTGTAGCATTCAGAATTCTTCCAAAAGAAGTTTTTACTTTGCCAAAGAAAGGTACCTTTAATTTACATGGTTCGCTTTTACCAAAATACAGAGGTGCCGCTCCAATCCAATGGGCAATTATAAATGGTGAGACTGAAACCGGGTTAACTACTTTCTTTCTTCAGGAAAAAGTTGATACGGGGAATATTATCCTGCAAGAAAAAGTTGAAATTATAAATGATGATAATTTTGGTTCACTCCACGATAAAATGAGTTTACTTGGTGCTTCTGTAGTATTGAAAACTCTTGAGTTGATTGAACAGAATAAAGTTGAAATGAAGATGCAGGATAACCTGTTTGCAACACCGGCACCGAAGATTACAAAGCAAATCTGCCAGGTAGATTGGAATGAACCAGCCGAAAAAATTCATAACCTGGTTAGAGGATTATCTCCATATCCAGGGGCATTCTTTTTTAACAATGGAAAACAGATTAAGATTTATAAAACTTCTATTAATAAAGAGATAAAACTAATAGCCGGGGAAATTCTTCAAACCAAAACTGAGGCAGTGATAGGCTGCGGAAGTAACTCTCTTAACATTATCGAGATCCAACCTGAAGGAAGAAAACGAATGATGATTGAAGAATTCCTTAGAGGATATACTTTAATTGTGGATTTATGA
- a CDS encoding PLP-dependent aspartate aminotransferase family protein, giving the protein MGFSTDAIHAGQIPDPTTGAVITPIYQTTTYAHDELGKTKGYHYGRTHNLTREALEKNIASLEKGKYGIAFSSGVAAEHALTGLLKPGDHVIATNNLYGGTYRLYELIMKEYGLEFSWLDTSNLKNVFSAIKPNTKMVFVETPTNPLLTLTDLKKLAVLCKNKGLISVVDNTFATPYFQNPLLFGIDIVVHSTTKYLNGHSDVIGGMIITNNDGINKKLRFTQNAIGAIPSPFDCWLTLRSTKTLAVRMERHNFNAMQIAKYFSGEGENKSKSKNEIKNKIKKVIYPGLQEHPFHSLAKRQMRGFGGMLSLELKDFDIAKRLLNNVKIFTLAESLGGVESLISHPATMSHASVPKEEREKFGITDSLVRLSVGIEDVEDLIEDIENALNV; this is encoded by the coding sequence ATGGGCTTTTCTACTGATGCAATTCACGCGGGACAAATTCCTGATCCAACAACCGGCGCTGTAATAACGCCTATTTATCAAACAACAACTTATGCTCACGATGAACTTGGAAAAACGAAAGGATACCATTATGGCAGAACTCATAATCTTACAAGAGAAGCCTTGGAAAAAAATATTGCATCGCTGGAAAAAGGCAAATATGGAATTGCTTTTTCTTCCGGAGTTGCAGCTGAACATGCATTAACCGGATTATTAAAACCGGGTGATCATGTAATTGCAACCAACAATTTATATGGCGGCACTTATCGTTTGTATGAATTAATCATGAAAGAATATGGTCTAGAATTTTCCTGGTTGGATACTAGTAACTTGAAAAATGTTTTTTCTGCTATTAAACCAAACACTAAAATGGTCTTTGTAGAAACACCAACTAATCCTTTGCTTACGCTTACTGATTTAAAGAAATTGGCGGTTTTATGCAAAAATAAAGGTTTGATCAGTGTAGTCGATAATACATTTGCCACGCCATATTTCCAGAATCCTTTACTATTTGGAATTGATATTGTCGTTCATAGTACAACCAAATATCTTAATGGACATAGTGATGTAATTGGTGGAATGATAATTACAAATAATGATGGAATAAATAAAAAACTAAGATTCACCCAAAATGCAATCGGAGCCATTCCGTCTCCATTCGATTGTTGGCTTACTTTACGTTCTACCAAGACTCTTGCTGTTAGAATGGAGCGGCATAATTTTAACGCAATGCAAATTGCTAAATATTTTAGTGGGGAAGGAGAGAACAAGAGTAAGAGTAAGAACGAGATCAAGAATAAGATTAAGAAAGTAATTTATCCAGGATTACAGGAACATCCATTCCATTCATTAGCTAAAAGGCAAATGCGCGGATTTGGTGGAATGCTATCTCTTGAACTAAAAGATTTTGATATTGCAAAAAGACTTTTAAACAATGTAAAGATTTTTACTTTAGCTGAAAGTCTTGGTGGAGTAGAAAGTTTAATCAGTCACCCGGCAACGATGTCTCACGCATCGGTTCCAAAAGAAGAGAGAGAAAAGTTTGGTATTACAGACAGCCTTGTGCGTCTTTCAGTTGGGATTGAAGATGTTGAAGATTTAATTGAAGACATAGAGAATGCACTGAATGTTTGA
- a CDS encoding biotin--[acetyl-CoA-carboxylase] ligase encodes MFSFKEFDLKLDTDVIGRNFIYCDEIESTNSYLMDPENNTEPDGTVILAERQIHGKGRKDRKWYSVKDQNLTFSILLKRRLYEKNLNVINLGTAVVVALSLENLFQLKVNLKWPNDILVNGSKIAGILIESSLQGNRIEKLVIGIGLNVNQNSFQGSFAIPPTSIKNESGNDIKREQLLGEILNNFEEMLGKVTRDSNSVLNDWRSRCRMIGEKIFVVDDNYSKAGVFDDIDEQGFIMLRTDDNKIEKIHFGDVSLR; translated from the coding sequence TTGTTTTCGTTTAAAGAGTTCGACTTGAAGCTGGATACAGATGTTATCGGCAGGAATTTTATTTATTGTGATGAAATTGAATCTACCAACAGTTACCTGATGGATCCTGAAAATAATACAGAACCCGATGGAACAGTTATTCTTGCAGAACGGCAAATCCATGGTAAAGGAAGAAAAGATAGAAAGTGGTATAGTGTCAAAGATCAGAATTTAACTTTTTCTATTTTACTTAAGCGAAGATTATATGAGAAAAATTTAAATGTTATCAATCTTGGAACTGCTGTTGTAGTTGCATTATCATTAGAAAATTTGTTTCAGCTAAAGGTAAATCTTAAATGGCCAAACGATATTTTGGTTAATGGCAGTAAGATTGCCGGAATTTTGATCGAATCTTCTTTACAAGGAAACCGAATTGAAAAATTAGTAATTGGTATTGGATTAAATGTTAACCAAAATTCTTTTCAAGGCAGCTTTGCAATTCCTCCAACTTCAATTAAAAACGAAAGTGGAAATGATATTAAAAGAGAACAATTGTTGGGTGAAATCCTGAACAACTTTGAAGAAATGCTTGGGAAAGTTACCCGCGATTCTAATAGTGTTCTTAATGATTGGCGTTCCCGCTGCCGAATGATTGGTGAAAAAATATTTGTTGTTGATGATAATTATTCTAAGGCAGGCGTATTTGATGACATTGATGAACAGGGATTTATTATGCTCCGTACTGATGATAATAAAATTGAAAAAATCCATTTTGGCGACGTGAGTTTAAGATAA
- a CDS encoding Hsp20/alpha crystallin family protein, which produces MEDKDLVNVEESKTTNWDEALEKECWIAPIVDIFETEEDFTLIANMPGVKKENVKIKIEDNSLLVMGKVDYENMLNRNYVLNESQAGNFYRKFQISESIDDSKIAAKLENGQLNIHLPKHERAKPKNIEIK; this is translated from the coding sequence ATGGAAGATAAAGATCTGGTAAACGTAGAAGAATCTAAAACTACAAACTGGGATGAAGCGCTTGAAAAAGAATGCTGGATAGCTCCCATAGTAGATATTTTTGAAACTGAAGAGGACTTTACTTTAATAGCTAATATGCCCGGTGTAAAAAAAGAAAATGTTAAAATCAAAATTGAGGACAACAGTTTACTTGTAATGGGCAAAGTGGATTATGAAAATATGCTTAACAGAAATTACGTATTAAACGAATCGCAGGCGGGGAATTTCTATCGCAAGTTTCAAATTTCTGAAAGTATTGATGATAGTAAGATTGCAGCCAAATTAGAGAATGGGCAGCTTAATATTCATCTACCAAAACACGAAAGAGCTAAACCTAAAAACATCGAAATAAAATAA
- the dnaK gene encoding molecular chaperone DnaK, translated as MGKVIGIDLGTTNSCVSVMEGNEPVVIPNSEGGRTTPSIVAFTKTDERLIGQSAKRQAITNPKKTVFSIKRFMGRRMDEVTSEMTKVPYEVLAGDNNTARVKIDDRVYSPPEISAMILQKMKKTAEDYLGQEVTEAVITVPAYFNDSQRQATKDAGEIAGLKVRRIINEPTAAALAYGLDKKQKDQIVAVYDLGGGTFDISILQLGDGVFEVKSSNGDGHLGGDDFDQRLIDYLADEFKKQEGIDLRKDPMALQRLKEASEKAKIELSNSVQTDVNLPFITATQDGPKHMNIVITRAKFEQLVDDLIERTVAPCEKAIKDSGVSTSQINEVILVGGSTRVPKVQELVKRLFGREPHKGVNPDEVVAIGAAIQGAVLTGEVKDVLLLDVTPLSLGIETLGGVMTTLIQANTTIPTKKSEVFSTASDNQPSVEINIIQGERPMANDNRTLGRFHLDGIPPAPRGIPQIEVTFDIDANGILHVGAKDKGTGKEQSIRITSSSGLSKDEVEKMRTEAKAHAAEDKKKKESVEIRNQADNLIFQTKKQIEELKEKLPVESKNRLETEIKKVEDAIATNNSDAIKSATEGLTKVWNEVASQMYAQTGGPQSGQQQDAGQQPQQEPGTQEDKKPDEKEVQDASFEVVDDEEKKNKNKS; from the coding sequence ATGGGAAAAGTAATTGGAATTGATTTAGGAACAACAAACTCGTGCGTATCCGTAATGGAAGGTAACGAACCAGTTGTTATACCAAATTCGGAAGGTGGAAGAACTACTCCATCTATTGTTGCATTTACAAAAACTGATGAAAGATTGATCGGACAATCAGCAAAAAGACAGGCAATAACAAATCCGAAAAAAACCGTGTTCTCTATAAAACGTTTTATGGGAAGACGAATGGATGAAGTTACTTCTGAAATGACAAAGGTTCCTTATGAAGTACTTGCGGGCGATAATAATACAGCACGCGTAAAGATTGATGATAGAGTTTACTCACCACCGGAAATAAGCGCAATGATTCTTCAGAAAATGAAGAAAACTGCAGAAGATTATCTTGGTCAGGAAGTGACAGAAGCGGTTATAACTGTTCCTGCTTACTTTAATGATTCACAACGCCAGGCAACTAAAGATGCCGGTGAAATTGCTGGTTTAAAAGTTAGAAGAATAATAAATGAACCTACGGCTGCGGCACTTGCTTATGGATTGGATAAAAAACAAAAAGATCAGATTGTTGCTGTTTATGATTTAGGCGGCGGTACTTTTGATATTTCCATTCTTCAACTAGGTGATGGTGTATTTGAAGTAAAATCAAGTAACGGTGATGGACACCTTGGCGGTGATGATTTTGACCAGAGATTAATAGATTATCTTGCAGATGAATTTAAAAAGCAGGAAGGAATTGATTTGCGTAAAGATCCGATGGCTCTTCAAAGATTAAAAGAAGCTTCTGAAAAAGCTAAGATCGAATTATCAAACTCGGTTCAGACTGATGTCAATCTTCCGTTCATAACTGCAACGCAAGATGGACCAAAACATATGAACATAGTTATTACACGAGCAAAATTTGAACAATTAGTTGATGATTTAATCGAAAGAACAGTAGCACCATGCGAAAAAGCAATTAAGGATTCTGGTGTATCCACTTCTCAAATTAACGAAGTAATTTTGGTTGGTGGTTCTACGCGTGTTCCAAAAGTCCAGGAATTAGTTAAACGATTGTTTGGCAGGGAACCACATAAAGGTGTTAACCCTGATGAAGTTGTTGCAATAGGCGCGGCAATACAAGGCGCTGTTTTAACAGGTGAAGTAAAGGACGTGTTGCTTCTTGATGTTACTCCTCTTTCATTAGGAATTGAAACTCTTGGCGGAGTAATGACAACATTGATTCAGGCAAATACAACTATTCCAACAAAGAAGAGCGAAGTATTTAGTACTGCGTCAGATAACCAACCTTCAGTAGAAATAAATATTATACAAGGTGAAAGACCGATGGCAAATGATAACAGAACGCTTGGCAGATTTCATTTGGATGGTATCCCACCTGCACCACGCGGTATTCCGCAAATTGAAGTTACATTCGACATCGATGCAAATGGAATACTACACGTAGGAGCTAAAGATAAAGGAACCGGCAAGGAACAGAGCATAAGAATAACTTCTTCCAGCGGACTTTCTAAAGATGAAGTTGAAAAAATGCGGACTGAAGCAAAAGCCCATGCAGCAGAAGATAAAAAGAAAAAAGAATCCGTTGAGATCAGGAATCAAGCTGACAACCTGATATTCCAGACAAAGAAACAGATTGAAGAATTGAAAGAAAAGTTACCTGTTGAATCAAAAAACAGATTGGAAACTGAAATTAAAAAAGTTGAAGATGCAATTGCTACAAATAATTCTGATGCAATTAAATCTGCAACTGAAGGATTAACCAAAGTTTGGAATGAAGTTGCTTCCCAGATGTATGCACAAACTGGAGGACCTCAATCAGGTCAACAGCAAGATGCTGGTCAGCAACCTCAGCAAGAGCCGGGAACACAGGAAGATAAAAAACCTGATGAAAAAGAAGTCCAGGATGCTTCCTTTGAAGTTGTTGACGATGAAGAAAAAAAGAACAAAAACAAATCTTAA
- a CDS encoding Hsp20/alpha crystallin family protein yields MTLIKFEPLKELETLSDRMHRYFEDFPSFGFDFTGGFSPRIDISEDEKNVYVEAELPGLKKDDLKITLQDNILTLKGEKKKEIEKKEKNYYRNERSYGSFQRSFTLPVEVDSNNVDAHFENGTLTLKMEKLQPAKTKAKEIELK; encoded by the coding sequence ATGACGCTTATAAAATTTGAACCTTTAAAGGAATTAGAAACTTTAAGCGATAGGATGCACAGATATTTTGAGGATTTTCCTTCATTTGGTTTTGATTTTACTGGGGGATTCTCTCCAAGGATAGATATTTCGGAGGATGAGAAAAATGTTTACGTAGAAGCAGAATTACCCGGATTGAAAAAGGATGATCTTAAAATAACTCTGCAGGACAATATCTTAACCTTAAAAGGTGAAAAGAAAAAAGAAATAGAAAAAAAGGAAAAGAATTATTATAGAAATGAACGTAGTTATGGTTCTTTCCAAAGAAGTTTCACCTTACCAGTAGAAGTTGATTCTAATAATGTTGATGCACACTTTGAAAATGGTACATTAACACTAAAAATGGAAAAACTTCAACCAGCTAAAACTAAAGCAAAAGAAATTGAGCTGAAGTAA
- a CDS encoding aminotransferase class I/II-fold pyridoxal phosphate-dependent enzyme, with protein MADLKSNGEQKIVDDTKYSMDTHLIYGKNITTKWDYSHHVVSPISSSTTFRLDSVERGAQGFISFANTPSMHEDETPIYIYDRLGEPNKDILEENLAYVEKGEMAVTFATGMGAISGVLGALTKTGDEIIVHTTLYGCTISLFNNWYPRYNIKVPKIDLTKAENLLKILNENTKVVYFETPANPNMDIIDIRAIAEILEDVNNKRDEKNHVKIVVDNTFSTPFCQRPLEFGADFVVHSLTKGIGGFGTDMGGVVIGKKSYRDMVLLYRKDFGGVLNTKSAWAILTYGLPSLAVRQRQQVKSAQRVAEYLNSHPKVSHVNYPGLPNFKYYELANKQMKDFNGNFAPGSLIYFVLKGNTPEETRERGRLFMNYVADNAYTMTLAVSLGHTRTLIEHPASMTHSVVPSDQLLENGIDAGGIRLALGLENVDDVLLDLEDCLKVI; from the coding sequence ATGGCTGATTTAAAATCCAATGGCGAACAAAAAATTGTTGATGATACAAAATACTCCATGGATACTCACCTGATTTATGGAAAGAACATTACAACAAAATGGGATTATTCACATCACGTTGTTTCACCAATATCCTCTTCTACAACTTTCAGGTTGGATTCAGTTGAACGAGGTGCGCAAGGATTTATTAGCTTTGCTAATACTCCAAGCATGCACGAAGATGAAACTCCAATTTATATTTACGATCGACTTGGCGAACCTAACAAAGATATTTTAGAAGAGAATCTTGCTTATGTAGAAAAAGGTGAAATGGCAGTTACTTTTGCAACAGGAATGGGCGCAATTTCCGGAGTTCTTGGGGCATTAACAAAAACTGGTGATGAAATAATCGTTCATACAACACTTTATGGCTGCACAATTTCTCTTTTTAATAATTGGTATCCGCGATATAACATCAAAGTTCCTAAAATAGATTTAACTAAAGCAGAAAATCTATTAAAGATTTTGAACGAAAATACAAAGGTTGTTTATTTTGAAACGCCTGCTAATCCAAATATGGATATAATTGATATAAGAGCAATCGCTGAAATTCTTGAGGATGTAAACAACAAACGGGATGAAAAAAATCACGTAAAGATTGTAGTAGATAATACTTTTTCAACTCCATTTTGCCAGCGACCGCTTGAGTTTGGTGCCGATTTTGTCGTTCATTCATTAACTAAAGGAATCGGCGGGTTTGGTACAGATATGGGTGGAGTTGTTATTGGAAAAAAATCTTACCGCGATATGGTTCTTCTTTATCGTAAAGATTTTGGTGGAGTTCTAAATACTAAAAGCGCCTGGGCTATTCTCACTTACGGATTGCCATCCTTGGCAGTTAGACAAAGACAGCAAGTAAAATCTGCGCAGCGTGTTGCGGAGTATTTAAACTCTCATCCAAAAGTATCGCATGTAAATTATCCGGGATTACCAAACTTCAAATATTATGAATTAGCAAATAAACAAATGAAAGATTTCAATGGAAACTTTGCTCCGGGAAGTTTAATCTACTTTGTACTTAAAGGTAATACTCCTGAAGAAACACGGGAGAGAGGCAGGTTATTCATGAATTATGTTGCTGACAATGCTTACACGATGACGCTGGCAGTGAGTCTTGGACATACAAGAACATTAATTGAGCATCCAGCTTCGATGACCCATTCTGTTGTTCCATCAGATCAATTGTTGGAGAATGGAATTGATGCCGGTGGAATCAGGCTGGCATTAGGTTTGGAAAATGTTGATGATGTTCTTCTTGATTTGGAAGACTGCTTGAAAGTGATTTGA
- a CDS encoding M1 family metallopeptidase, with protein MKKLLPLLLLFIYAGLSYLDSSTHNKKQANEKSVNQDVYQDGILKSELSNVSSVANYNIQVELFPETKKIIAEEELTWTNKTQFPANEIQLHLYPNAYKNRFTLFAKGRGIEINNETKSGVEISEIKIDDKPVKLIYIQPEVENKFDSTVAKIILNKPVQLGESLKINFKFSVPIPKAGKRFGYAADRNFFFISQWFPKVGVFENGKWICSQYHPFTNFFSAFGTYDVKIKIPEKFTVNATGVHKSTSKTKDGKLIYNFKQAGVHDFAWMASDEFVIQHLIYKRKDGSEIKIKAVILPENEKYRERFVRSVANALEYFEKYIGNYPYQTITIVDVPSTSQSGGMEYPTLITTGAELFSPMETLQPEYVTIHEFVHQFFYAVVANNEVYEAWLDEGLTSYIASKIVEKYYGLGSINFKFIGNYPILGLNFLSYNEIPLIYTLGKYTYPEGAAMLARYYSSPNSFSILDTSYKLPNTQLYAIASYSKPDLVLISLERYLGFNKMMDIFRDYYNQYKFRHPTSNNFLTTMQKNIPENLSWAFDNLFRNSSIFDYSVKYVKPTGNLDEHEVFIERIGDGIFPQEIALYTDRDTVYQNWDGKERWKKILFKTKNKVAGAEIDPYRKNILDLNYANNSYLINKQYGGSLRLSFRWFFWIQSLLIILSSVT; from the coding sequence ATGAAAAAACTTCTACCTCTTTTACTTCTCTTTATCTATGCAGGATTAAGCTATCTTGATTCCTCGACCCATAATAAAAAGCAGGCAAACGAAAAAAGCGTTAATCAGGATGTTTACCAGGATGGGATTCTTAAAAGCGAACTATCTAACGTTTCTTCAGTTGCAAATTATAATATTCAGGTGGAGTTATTTCCAGAGACAAAAAAGATAATTGCTGAAGAAGAATTAACCTGGACAAACAAAACTCAATTTCCTGCAAATGAAATTCAACTTCATCTTTATCCAAATGCTTACAAAAACAGATTTACTCTTTTTGCTAAAGGAAGAGGAATTGAAATAAATAATGAAACTAAATCCGGAGTGGAAATTTCAGAAATAAAAATTGATGATAAACCAGTCAAGTTAATTTATATCCAGCCAGAAGTTGAAAACAAGTTTGATAGCACAGTAGCAAAAATTATATTAAATAAACCGGTACAACTCGGTGAATCACTTAAAATCAATTTTAAATTTTCTGTACCAATTCCAAAAGCTGGAAAAAGGTTTGGGTATGCTGCAGATAGAAATTTCTTTTTTATCTCTCAGTGGTTTCCAAAGGTTGGAGTATTTGAAAATGGTAAATGGATTTGCAGCCAGTATCATCCTTTTACAAATTTCTTTTCCGCTTTTGGGACTTATGATGTAAAAATAAAGATACCAGAAAAGTTTACTGTTAATGCTACAGGTGTTCATAAAAGTACAAGTAAAACTAAAGACGGCAAGTTGATTTACAATTTTAAGCAGGCAGGTGTTCACGATTTTGCCTGGATGGCAAGTGATGAATTTGTTATTCAACACTTAATCTATAAAAGAAAAGATGGATCAGAGATAAAAATAAAAGCAGTTATCCTGCCTGAGAATGAAAAATACAGGGAAAGATTTGTTAGATCAGTAGCAAATGCATTAGAATATTTTGAAAAATATATTGGCAATTATCCTTATCAAACTATTACAATTGTAGATGTTCCTAGCACCAGTCAATCTGGCGGGATGGAATATCCAACTTTAATTACTACCGGTGCCGAATTATTTTCACCAATGGAAACACTTCAACCTGAATATGTAACAATTCACGAATTTGTACATCAATTTTTTTATGCGGTTGTTGCTAATAATGAAGTATATGAAGCCTGGCTGGATGAAGGTTTAACTTCCTATATTGCATCAAAGATTGTTGAAAAGTATTATGGACTTGGATCAATAAATTTTAAGTTTATTGGTAACTATCCAATATTAGGATTGAACTTTCTTTCCTACAATGAGATTCCGTTAATTTATACGCTCGGAAAATATACCTATCCGGAAGGAGCCGCAATGCTTGCAAGATATTATTCTTCTCCAAATTCTTTTTCAATATTGGATACTTCATATAAACTTCCGAATACTCAACTTTATGCTATCGCCTCCTATAGTAAACCGGACCTGGTTCTAATTTCCCTGGAAAGGTATTTAGGGTTCAATAAGATGATGGATATTTTCAGAGATTACTATAACCAATATAAATTTCGCCATCCAACTTCTAATAACTTTCTTACAACAATGCAAAAAAATATTCCGGAGAATTTATCCTGGGCTTTCGATAATCTTTTCCGAAACTCATCAATATTTGATTACAGTGTGAAATATGTTAAACCTACCGGCAATTTGGATGAGCATGAAGTTTTTATTGAAAGAATTGGTGATGGAATATTCCCGCAGGAGATAGCGCTGTATACTGATAGAGATACTGTCTATCAGAACTGGGATGGAAAAGAAAGATGGAAGAAAATTTTATTTAAGACTAAAAACAAAGTTGCTGGTGCAGAAATCGATCCTTACAGAAAAAATATTCTTGATTTGAATTATGCAAATAATTCTTACCTGATAAATAAACAATACGGTGGAAGCTTACGGCTTTCATTTAGATGGTTCTTTTGGATCCAAAGTTTATTGATAATATTAAGTAGTGTTACGTGA
- the def gene encoding peptide deformylase has product MAILPINVYGDKILRKKATQVDEKEIEKIIPFIKSMWETMRGAANGVGLAANQVGLNKSIFIVDVSQVEGYEKTKPVVMINPKILLFSEDKIIMEEGCLSLPNLRAEVIRPNSVKILYHDTDLNEKIIEANDFFARVIQHEYDHLHGTFFTDRLVDGLKKQVKEELIKIKNREVKIDYLITQKV; this is encoded by the coding sequence ATGGCTATACTTCCAATTAATGTTTACGGCGATAAAATTTTAAGAAAAAAAGCCACCCAGGTTGATGAAAAGGAAATTGAAAAAATTATTCCTTTCATTAAAAGTATGTGGGAAACAATGCGCGGTGCAGCTAACGGTGTTGGCTTAGCTGCAAATCAGGTTGGATTAAATAAATCCATTTTTATTGTTGATGTTTCGCAGGTTGAGGGTTATGAAAAGACAAAACCAGTTGTAATGATTAATCCCAAAATTTTACTTTTCTCTGAAGATAAAATAATTATGGAAGAAGGATGTTTGAGCCTTCCGAATTTACGTGCTGAAGTAATTAGACCCAACTCTGTTAAAATTCTTTATCACGATACTGATCTGAATGAAAAAATAATTGAAGCAAATGATTTTTTTGCACGGGTTATTCAGCATGAATATGATCATCTTCATGGAACATTTTTTACTGACCGTCTTGTTGATGGTTTGAAAAAACAAGTGAAGGAAGAATTAATTAAAATTAAGAATCGTGAAGTTAAAATTGATTATTTAATAACTCAGAAAGTATAA